From the genome of Streptomyces sp. NBC_01116, one region includes:
- a CDS encoding response regulator transcription factor — protein sequence MCADVIVAEDDEKQAELVRRYLEREGHAVRIVGDGLAALDAVRHQEPDLLVLDVMMPRADGLDVVRVLRSENRELPVLMLTARSTEDDLLLGLDLGADDYMTKPYSPRELMARVRTLLRRARRTASPEPVAEDPVLRVGTLVVDPERHQVSVGGGAVECTPGEFRILAALAAGPDRVFSRQRLLEELHGFDRYISARTVDVHVMNLRKKIERAPRRPERLLTVFGVGYKLTDPAKAAARRA from the coding sequence GTGTGCGCTGACGTCATAGTTGCCGAGGACGACGAGAAGCAGGCCGAGCTCGTACGCCGCTATCTGGAACGGGAAGGACACGCCGTACGGATCGTGGGCGACGGCCTCGCCGCGCTCGACGCCGTCCGGCACCAGGAACCCGACCTGCTCGTTCTCGATGTGATGATGCCCCGGGCCGACGGTCTGGACGTGGTGCGGGTGCTGCGGTCCGAGAACCGCGAGCTGCCGGTGCTGATGCTGACCGCCCGGTCGACCGAGGACGACCTCCTGCTCGGTCTGGACCTGGGCGCCGACGACTACATGACCAAGCCCTACAGCCCGCGCGAGCTGATGGCCCGTGTCCGTACCCTGTTGCGGCGTGCCCGGCGGACCGCGTCCCCGGAGCCGGTGGCCGAGGACCCGGTGCTCCGGGTCGGCACCCTCGTGGTCGACCCGGAGCGGCACCAGGTGTCCGTGGGCGGTGGGGCGGTGGAGTGCACCCCGGGCGAGTTCCGGATCCTGGCGGCCCTGGCGGCGGGACCCGACCGGGTGTTCAGCCGTCAAAGGCTGCTGGAGGAACTCCACGGGTTCGACCGCTACATCAGCGCCCGGACCGTCGACGTGCACGTCATGAACCTGCGCAAGAAGATCGAGCGGGCCCCGCGGCGGCCGGAGCGGCTGCTCACCGTGTTCGGCGTCGGCTACAAGCTCACCGACCCGGCGAAGGCCGCGGCCCGGCGTGCGTAG
- a CDS encoding sensor histidine kinase → MRRSLLGRLLAVSALVAACSVAATAWIAVQTTSGAIKQEQGQNLAADARIYDTLLDYAARNPTWDGVGATVRELARESGRRVALTTQGRQPLADSATAATAPALPPQASAVVDPLSVDTVLAARGTDGQGTAADRIDPRAVGPFRLSAADGKALRRTADDQVECLNRAGIASDVVVGASGRPRVQIVGNDPERALGTRCDLAALDEPTRSEQKALDALTELADACLKRQGREGVRLNSDLSWGDPSSSAVPGEAGPLVPRVPLPAPVPSDAPVEDATPSVVPPERTGENDRAIASCVSAARSEQLSSYVSSPALLFIGDEGGATLPGFDLSPANTARIAGAAALVLALTVGASVFAGARLVRPLHALTGAAQRMRDGERPESVPVSGDDEVGRLAAAFNDMSAHRARLEEQRKAMVSDVAHELRTPLSNIRGWLEAAQDGLADPDPAFVSSLLEEAVLLQHIIDDLQDLAAADAGVLRLHPGPVETRELLSQVAAAHQARAENAGVTLAVTATGPGPALRADPVRLRQAVGNLVSNAVRHTPEGGRVTLRAYASEEGDGAVLVEVADTGSGIPPEDLPHVFDRFWRAEKSRSRRTGGSGLGLAIVRKLVEAHGGTVDAASVEGEGSTFVLRLPGTTPPGP, encoded by the coding sequence CTGCGCCGGAGCCTGCTGGGGCGGCTGCTCGCCGTTTCCGCGCTGGTGGCCGCGTGTTCGGTGGCGGCCACCGCCTGGATCGCCGTGCAGACGACCTCCGGCGCGATCAAGCAGGAGCAGGGGCAGAACCTCGCGGCGGACGCCAGGATCTACGACACGCTGCTGGACTACGCCGCCCGCAACCCGACCTGGGACGGGGTCGGTGCGACGGTGCGGGAGCTGGCCCGGGAGTCGGGCCGCCGGGTCGCCCTGACCACGCAGGGCAGGCAGCCGCTGGCGGACTCCGCCACGGCGGCGACCGCCCCGGCGCTCCCGCCGCAGGCGTCCGCCGTGGTCGACCCGTTGTCCGTGGACACCGTTCTGGCGGCGCGCGGGACCGATGGGCAGGGCACGGCGGCCGACCGCATCGACCCACGGGCGGTGGGGCCGTTCCGGCTGTCGGCGGCCGACGGCAAGGCGTTGCGGCGGACCGCCGACGACCAGGTGGAGTGCCTGAACCGGGCGGGCATCGCCTCGGACGTGGTGGTCGGCGCGAGTGGCCGCCCCCGGGTGCAGATCGTGGGAAACGACCCCGAACGCGCGCTGGGCACGCGCTGCGATCTCGCCGCCCTGGACGAGCCCACCCGTTCGGAACAGAAGGCGCTCGACGCGCTCACGGAGCTGGCCGACGCCTGTCTGAAGCGCCAGGGCCGCGAGGGCGTACGGCTGAACAGCGACCTGTCCTGGGGCGATCCGTCGTCCTCGGCCGTGCCGGGCGAGGCCGGACCGCTGGTGCCACGGGTACCGCTGCCGGCGCCGGTGCCGAGCGACGCCCCCGTGGAGGACGCCACGCCGTCCGTCGTCCCGCCCGAGCGCACGGGGGAGAACGACCGGGCCATCGCCTCCTGTGTGAGCGCGGCCCGGAGCGAACAGCTCAGCTCGTACGTGTCCTCTCCCGCCCTCCTCTTCATCGGCGACGAGGGCGGCGCGACGCTGCCCGGGTTCGACCTCTCCCCCGCGAACACCGCCAGGATCGCCGGGGCCGCGGCGCTCGTGCTGGCCCTCACCGTGGGCGCGTCGGTGTTCGCGGGAGCCCGGCTGGTGCGCCCGCTGCACGCGCTGACCGGCGCCGCGCAGCGCATGCGCGACGGGGAGCGGCCGGAGTCGGTGCCCGTCTCGGGGGACGACGAGGTCGGCCGGCTGGCCGCGGCGTTCAACGACATGTCCGCGCACCGGGCGCGCCTGGAGGAGCAGCGCAAGGCCATGGTGAGCGACGTCGCCCATGAGCTGCGCACCCCGCTGAGCAACATCCGGGGCTGGCTGGAGGCGGCCCAGGACGGACTGGCCGACCCCGACCCGGCGTTCGTCTCCTCGCTGCTGGAGGAGGCCGTGCTGCTCCAGCACATCATCGACGACCTCCAGGACCTGGCCGCCGCCGACGCCGGGGTGCTGCGACTGCATCCCGGACCCGTCGAGACCCGGGAGCTGCTGAGCCAGGTCGCCGCCGCCCACCAGGCACGGGCGGAGAACGCGGGCGTCACGCTCGCCGTCACGGCCACCGGCCCGGGGCCGGCCCTGCGCGCCGACCCGGTCAGGCTCCGGCAGGCGGTGGGCAACCTGGTGTCCAACGCCGTACGGCACACGCCGGAGGGCGGGCGGGTGACGCTGCGCGCGTACGCCTCCGAGGAGGGTGACGGGGCGGTGCTGGTCGAGGTGGCGGACACCGGATCGGGGATACCGCCCGAGGACCTTCCCCATGTCTTCGACCGGTTCTGGCGCGCGGAGAAGTCCCGCAGCCGCCGCACGGGCGGCAGCGGCCTCGGCCTCGCCATCGTCCGCAAGCTGGTCGAGGCCCACGGCGGCACGGTGGACGCGGCGAGCGTCGAGGGCGAGGGGTCGACGTTCGTCCTCCGGCTGCCCGGGACCACGCCACCCGGCCCCTGA